One genomic window of Phycisphaerales bacterium includes the following:
- the lpxK gene encoding tetraacyldisaccharide 4'-kinase → MPRDARAPSGPMPGVLRPLAPLAERVYARAIARRNARFDVRQRASAFSPGGLTVTIDRPVISIGNLSVGGTGKTPVVQLVCRWLRDAGRNPAIAIRGYGSRDGLSDEAELHREALPGIAMAIGPNRVHELIRLFGSEEGDDVDVVVLDDGFQHRRLARQLDVVLIDATQDVFAQRLLPAGWLREPVASLARAHAVILTHADRANASDLTRTEAELRRRFPHLVLARGSHEWTGLHVTSNDGDHAEQLHWMQGKNYALACAIGKPDAFIEQATKAFGPPAQTLALRDHDPYAPATVERLRRMADGCSALLVTQKDWTKLAHVPGDSWPCPVTRPILEMRLTAGVDLVRDAVLAASLWQDSAAEEA, encoded by the coding sequence ATGCCCCGTGACGCCCGCGCCCCGAGCGGGCCCATGCCGGGCGTCCTGCGACCGCTGGCGCCGCTGGCCGAGCGCGTGTACGCCCGCGCCATCGCGCGTCGCAATGCGCGCTTCGACGTGCGCCAGCGGGCCTCGGCCTTCTCGCCGGGCGGGCTCACGGTCACGATCGATCGCCCGGTGATCTCAATCGGCAACCTCAGCGTGGGCGGCACGGGCAAGACTCCGGTCGTGCAACTCGTGTGCCGGTGGCTGCGCGACGCGGGGCGGAACCCCGCCATCGCCATACGCGGCTATGGCTCTCGAGATGGCTTGAGCGACGAGGCCGAGTTGCACCGCGAGGCACTTCCGGGCATCGCCATGGCCATCGGCCCAAACCGCGTGCACGAACTCATCCGGCTCTTCGGCAGCGAAGAGGGCGACGACGTCGACGTGGTCGTGCTCGACGACGGCTTCCAGCACCGCCGGCTCGCGCGGCAGCTCGACGTCGTGCTCATCGACGCGACCCAAGACGTGTTCGCCCAGCGATTGCTGCCCGCCGGCTGGCTGCGCGAGCCGGTCGCGAGCTTGGCGCGTGCCCACGCGGTCATCCTGACCCATGCCGACCGTGCCAACGCTTCCGACCTGACACGCACCGAAGCCGAGCTCAGGCGCCGCTTCCCGCACCTCGTCCTGGCACGAGGCTCGCACGAATGGACCGGCTTGCACGTGACGAGCAACGACGGCGACCACGCCGAACAGCTCCACTGGATGCAGGGCAAGAACTACGCCCTGGCCTGCGCCATCGGCAAACCCGATGCGTTCATCGAGCAGGCGACCAAGGCGTTCGGCCCGCCCGCCCAGACGCTGGCGCTGCGAGACCACGATCCCTATGCGCCCGCAACGGTCGAGCGCCTCCGGCGCATGGCCGATGGTTGCAGCGCGTTGCTGGTGACGCAGAAGGACTGGACCAAGCTCGCGCACGTGCCGGGTGATTCGTGGCCCTGCCCCGTCACGCGCCCGATCCTGGAGATGCGCCTGACCGCCGGCGTCGACCTCGTGCGAGATGCCGTGCTCGCCGCATCGTTGTGGCAGGATTCTGCCGCCGAAGAGGCGTGA
- a CDS encoding Maf family protein codes for MRTHDGSIAGREPAPALPPLRLLLASGSPRRRELLTALGADFVVVASNVDDGELVPPVGASAIAWTMSMAYLKARAAVESLDASHAGLVMGADTACDLDGRIIGKPTTEAEARATLRSMVGQTQRVVTSIAILDPRRTTNRLLLADVAEVTFGTIYEDAIDRYLVTGGWQGKAGGYNLTERVADGWPLSVSGDPDTVVGLPTRRLAEWLAHAAAWEAGS; via the coding sequence ATGCGCACGCATGACGGGAGCATAGCGGGACGGGAACCAGCGCCCGCCCTACCGCCCCTGCGCCTACTCCTGGCGAGCGGCAGCCCGAGGCGACGCGAGCTGCTCACCGCCCTCGGGGCCGACTTCGTGGTCGTGGCCTCGAACGTCGACGACGGCGAACTCGTTCCGCCAGTCGGAGCCTCGGCCATCGCGTGGACCATGTCGATGGCCTACCTGAAGGCCCGGGCTGCCGTGGAGTCGCTCGATGCGTCGCACGCTGGTCTGGTCATGGGGGCCGACACGGCCTGCGACCTGGACGGGCGGATCATCGGCAAGCCGACCACCGAAGCCGAGGCCAGGGCCACCCTGCGGTCCATGGTCGGCCAGACCCAGCGCGTGGTGACGAGCATCGCCATCCTCGACCCCCGCCGCACCACGAACCGCCTGCTGCTCGCCGACGTCGCTGAGGTCACCTTCGGCACGATCTACGAGGACGCCATCGACCGCTACCTCGTCACCGGCGGCTGGCAGGGCAAGGCCGGCGGCTACAACCTCACCGAACGCGTCGCTGACGGCTGGCCGCTCTCGGTCAGCGGCGATCCGGACACGGTCGTTGGCTTGCCCACGCGCCGCCTCGCCGAGTGGCTCGCGCATGCGGCGGCGTGGGAGGCCGGCTCTTGA
- a CDS encoding nitrilase-related carbon-nitrogen hydrolase, which translates to MRAHLVQLDIVWEDREANFDRVLRLLDAVDVGQGDLVLLPEMFDSGFSLNTEATADDGATQAWLARLADDLGAVVMGGRTVGGCANGGCDKATNHAAVFGPSSDGGDPRLLCDYAKIHPFTYGREGERFVGGRHVETFRWQSGDESLVVCPTICYDLRFPELYRMGLEKGAEMFTCIANFPAARQSHWRTLAIARAIENQAFVLAVNRRGNDPHLAYAGGTIAVDARGEVIGELGDEEAVLTVDLDVAAFREWRAEFPAWKDGKLLARR; encoded by the coding sequence ATGCGTGCGCATCTGGTCCAACTGGACATCGTATGGGAAGACCGCGAGGCCAACTTCGATCGCGTGCTGCGGCTGCTCGACGCCGTCGACGTCGGGCAGGGCGACCTCGTCCTGCTGCCCGAGATGTTCGACAGCGGGTTCTCCCTCAACACGGAGGCCACGGCCGACGACGGCGCGACCCAGGCATGGCTCGCCCGGCTCGCCGACGACCTGGGCGCCGTGGTCATGGGCGGGCGCACCGTGGGCGGCTGCGCAAACGGTGGGTGTGACAAGGCCACGAACCACGCCGCGGTCTTCGGACCGTCCAGCGACGGCGGCGACCCAAGGCTGCTGTGCGACTACGCCAAGATCCACCCATTCACCTACGGGCGCGAGGGCGAGCGATTCGTCGGCGGGCGCCACGTCGAGACCTTCCGATGGCAGTCCGGCGACGAATCGCTGGTGGTCTGCCCGACGATTTGCTACGACCTGCGATTCCCCGAGCTCTACCGCATGGGGCTTGAGAAGGGGGCCGAGATGTTCACCTGCATCGCCAACTTTCCGGCCGCCCGGCAGTCGCACTGGCGGACGCTGGCAATCGCACGAGCCATCGAGAACCAGGCCTTCGTGCTCGCCGTCAATCGCCGCGGCAACGACCCGCACCTGGCCTACGCCGGCGGCACGATCGCGGTGGATGCCCGGGGCGAGGTGATCGGCGAGCTGGGCGACGAGGAGGCCGTGCTGACGGTCGACCTGGACGTTGCGGCTTTTCGGGAATGGCGGGCGGAGTTCCCGGCTTGGAAGGATGGGAAGCTCCTGGCACGCCGGTAG
- a CDS encoding serine/threonine-protein kinase, giving the protein MADPTPTPARKSPEASSSGTGQLSGTGAMSGSRTAALSAMDRSGITPLSGVSTPDDPDAALAEVAKGGSNVDTALGRLVVDYGLATREEVDLCKDRLREAEAAEEAGQRSLAVELVDQDFVTKRQIARLKAILDAERSGQKIPGYRLLGKLGAGAMATVYKARQLNLDRLVAIKVLPRKFSQNPQFIERFYAEGRAAAQLNHPHIVQAYDVGKAGEYHYFVMEYVNGRTVYEDIVKNKRFGEADAIEIVRQVAQALGHAHDRGIIHRDVKPKNIMITKEGVVKLADMGLARAMSDKEAAEAEAGKAFGTPFYISPEQIRGETNVGAEADIYSLGATLYHMVTGVVPFDGKNPTSVMHKHLKADVVPPDQANPRLSGGISEVIEMMLAKKREQRYRSVKDLMDDLDAVTKGKAPPLAHRGLNEADLASLSHLETASVAAPEEMQPAQPASGGSDFRTPLLIALGVLLAISLVINLVQMA; this is encoded by the coding sequence ATGGCCGACCCAACCCCAACGCCCGCCAGGAAGTCACCCGAGGCCTCGTCTTCGGGCACTGGCCAGTTGTCGGGCACGGGCGCGATGTCGGGCAGCCGGACGGCGGCGCTGTCGGCGATGGACCGTTCGGGCATTACGCCCCTGAGCGGGGTCTCGACGCCCGATGATCCCGACGCCGCGCTGGCCGAGGTCGCCAAGGGTGGCTCGAACGTCGACACGGCGCTCGGCCGGCTCGTGGTCGACTATGGATTGGCCACGCGCGAAGAGGTGGACCTCTGCAAGGACCGGCTCCGCGAGGCCGAGGCCGCCGAAGAGGCGGGCCAGCGATCGCTCGCGGTCGAGCTCGTCGACCAGGACTTCGTGACCAAGCGGCAGATCGCGCGGCTCAAGGCAATCCTCGACGCCGAACGCAGCGGTCAGAAGATCCCGGGCTATCGCCTGCTGGGCAAGCTGGGCGCCGGCGCGATGGCCACGGTGTACAAGGCGCGGCAGCTCAACCTCGATCGCCTGGTGGCGATCAAGGTCTTGCCACGGAAGTTCAGCCAGAACCCGCAGTTCATCGAGCGGTTCTACGCCGAGGGACGCGCCGCGGCACAGCTCAACCACCCGCACATCGTGCAGGCCTACGACGTCGGCAAGGCCGGCGAGTACCACTACTTCGTGATGGAGTACGTGAACGGTCGCACGGTGTACGAAGACATCGTGAAGAACAAGCGGTTCGGCGAGGCCGATGCCATCGAGATCGTCCGCCAGGTCGCCCAGGCGCTCGGTCATGCGCACGACCGCGGCATCATCCACCGCGACGTGAAGCCCAAGAACATCATGATCACCAAGGAAGGCGTGGTGAAGCTGGCCGACATGGGCCTGGCTCGCGCCATGAGCGATAAGGAAGCCGCCGAGGCCGAGGCGGGCAAGGCATTCGGCACGCCGTTCTACATCAGCCCCGAGCAGATCCGCGGCGAGACGAACGTCGGCGCCGAGGCGGATATCTACTCGCTGGGTGCGACGCTGTACCACATGGTGACAGGGGTGGTCCCGTTCGACGGGAAGAACCCGACGAGCGTGATGCACAAGCACCTGAAGGCCGACGTGGTGCCGCCCGACCAGGCAAACCCGCGGCTCAGCGGCGGCATCAGCGAGGTCATCGAGATGATGCTCGCCAAGAAGCGCGAGCAGCGGTACCGCAGCGTGAAGGACCTGATGGACGACCTCGACGCGGTGACGAAGGGCAAGGCCCCGCCGCTGGCCCACCGGGGGCTGAACGAGGCGGACCTGGCGTCGCTGAGCCACCTCGAGACCGCCAGCGTTGCGGCCCCTGAAGAAATGCAGCCGGCCCAGCCCGCATCGGGCGGCAGCGACTTCCGTACGCCGCTGCTCATCGCGCTGGGCGTGCTCTTGGCCATCAGCCTGGTGATCAACCTGGTCCAGATGGCTTGA
- the infC gene encoding translation initiation factor IF-3, translated as MQRTRVNHMIRISPIRLIGAEGEQVGVVDTRDAMRMAQEAGLDLVEIVADSRPPVCKIMDYGKYKYDQSKRKDNKTANQQEIKEVRLGRSVKIDPHDVQIRVNQARRFLMQGHKVQITQRFRGREMVHKELGLERLAEIVEQLGDISKVEMAPRWVMRQASIVLAPDKNKVEAAKRKKAKDDEAEKQADAELDAQIAKLDAADTSVDDDDDVDAASEADDDKKSKPTRKVSNPVEDEISALLGE; from the coding sequence GTGCAACGCACCCGGGTCAACCACATGATCCGCATCAGCCCCATCCGGCTGATCGGGGCCGAGGGCGAGCAGGTTGGCGTGGTGGACACGCGCGACGCGATGCGTATGGCCCAAGAGGCGGGCCTTGATCTGGTCGAGATCGTGGCCGACAGCCGGCCGCCGGTCTGCAAGATCATGGACTACGGCAAGTACAAGTACGACCAGTCCAAGCGCAAGGACAACAAGACAGCCAACCAGCAAGAGATCAAGGAAGTGCGCCTGGGCCGATCGGTCAAGATCGACCCGCACGACGTGCAGATCCGCGTGAACCAGGCGCGGCGATTCCTGATGCAGGGCCACAAGGTGCAGATTACCCAGCGGTTCCGCGGCCGCGAGATGGTGCACAAGGAGCTGGGTCTCGAGCGACTGGCCGAGATCGTCGAGCAGCTCGGCGACATCTCGAAGGTCGAGATGGCGCCGCGGTGGGTCATGCGTCAGGCCAGCATCGTGCTGGCGCCCGACAAGAACAAGGTCGAGGCCGCCAAGCGGAAGAAGGCCAAGGACGACGAAGCCGAAAAGCAGGCCGATGCCGAGCTGGACGCCCAGATCGCCAAGCTCGACGCCGCCGACACCAGCGTCGACGACGACGATGACGTGGATGCGGCCAGCGAGGCGGACGACGACAAGAAGTCCAAGCCCACGCGCAAGGTGTCCAACCCCGTCGAGGACGAGATCAGCGCCCTCCTCGGAGAGTGA
- a CDS encoding biopolymer transporter ExbD, translated as MLKTRRTSAEPRIEMAPIIDVVFLLLTFFVFSLVLLSRVSVADLDLPAMGAGEQRQGPEAIVVAVDRQGMVFVDGQAVGPASAQGEPLAESTRTALLEAISLASGPGSQPDAQPTPQPGAQPVLQPTIRLEIDERGVSGALLRVLDALRTQGYEAVELVGMPADRPAPAGDP; from the coding sequence GTGCTGAAGACCCGCCGAACCAGCGCCGAGCCGCGCATCGAGATGGCCCCCATCATCGACGTGGTCTTCCTGCTGCTGACGTTCTTCGTCTTCTCCCTCGTGCTGCTCTCCAGGGTGAGCGTGGCCGACCTCGACCTGCCTGCCATGGGCGCCGGAGAGCAGCGCCAGGGCCCCGAGGCCATCGTCGTGGCCGTCGACCGCCAGGGCATGGTCTTCGTCGACGGACAGGCCGTGGGCCCCGCCTCGGCCCAGGGCGAGCCGCTGGCCGAGTCGACCCGCACCGCCCTGCTCGAGGCCATCTCTCTGGCTTCGGGGCCCGGCTCCCAACCAGACGCCCAACCAACTCCCCAACCAGGAGCTCAGCCAGTACTTCAACCCACCATCCGCCTCGAGATCGACGAGCGCGGCGTCTCGGGCGCCCTCCTCCGCGTGCTCGACGCCCTGCGGACCCAGGGCTACGAGGCGGTCGAGCTCGTCGGCATGCCCGCCGATCGGCCCGCCCCCGCCGGCGATCCCTGA
- a CDS encoding bifunctional nuclease family protein, whose protein sequence is MTVRMELSRILIRELTDYQVIELREMSDNGTPQDELRTFPIVIGLPEAQAIERRLSGVPVKRPQTHDLLANILDGLNASLESVAITDLAEATFYAVLSIRDGDGEIVEVDARPSDAIALGIGLSVPIYVAEHVLAQATSVNPLEDQFEADDEDEDEGDEDQGPPF, encoded by the coding sequence ATGACGGTACGAATGGAGTTGTCGCGCATCCTCATCCGCGAGTTGACCGACTACCAGGTCATCGAGCTGCGGGAGATGTCCGACAACGGCACCCCGCAGGACGAGCTGCGGACCTTCCCGATCGTCATCGGTTTGCCCGAGGCGCAGGCCATCGAGCGGCGGCTGAGCGGCGTGCCCGTGAAGCGGCCCCAGACGCACGACCTGCTGGCGAACATCCTCGACGGGCTGAACGCCTCGCTCGAGTCGGTGGCGATCACCGACCTGGCCGAGGCGACGTTCTACGCCGTGCTGAGCATCCGCGACGGCGACGGCGAGATCGTGGAGGTCGACGCCCGGCCGAGCGACGCCATCGCGCTGGGCATCGGGCTGAGCGTACCGATCTACGTGGCCGAGCACGTGCTCGCGCAGGCGACGAGCGTGAACCCGCTCGAGGACCAGTTCGAGGCCGACGACGAGGACGAGGACGAGGGCGACGAAGACCAGGGGCCGCCCTTTTGA
- the truD gene encoding tRNA pseudouridine(13) synthase TruD: MKLSHHAGMPPGPTAGETPATLYRSEGVPGIGGELKQREDDFLVDELPLYQPSGEGEHLMMFVEKKGLSTSYMIGILARHFGVRPADVGYAGLKDKTAITRQHVTVHVPGKRPEDFPDLRDDRVRILWLDLHDRKLRRGHLAGNGFSIRVRGVHPQGVLHAHRTLAILEKKGMANTVGEQRFGQWNTNHRVGRAMVLGEAQEACDLLLGPTPDGGTDESRSAYAAGDLDAALTKLPHSAQGERRVLGALVQGKSLARAIERLGRTETAFMVSALQSAIFNEVLRERMRQGTLDTLMEGDVAVVHEAGRTTFVVSAEEADSQELKDRLERLEISPTGPLWGPSMRLASGEPARIERQALERFGLSPEHLERFAKRHRGSMDGDRRPLRVPLRYPQVEGGADAHGTYVRCGFELPRGSFATEAMAEVMKPDQAKGS, translated from the coding sequence TTGAAGCTGTCCCACCACGCCGGCATGCCGCCCGGGCCGACCGCGGGCGAGACGCCCGCGACGCTCTATCGAAGCGAAGGCGTGCCGGGCATCGGCGGAGAGCTCAAGCAGCGTGAGGACGACTTCCTCGTCGACGAGCTGCCGCTGTACCAGCCCTCGGGCGAGGGCGAGCACCTGATGATGTTCGTCGAGAAGAAGGGGCTGTCGACCTCCTACATGATCGGCATCCTCGCGCGGCACTTCGGCGTGCGGCCGGCCGACGTCGGCTACGCGGGACTCAAGGACAAGACGGCCATCACGCGCCAGCACGTGACGGTGCACGTGCCCGGCAAGCGGCCCGAAGACTTCCCCGACCTGCGCGACGACCGCGTGCGCATCCTGTGGCTCGACCTGCACGACCGCAAGTTGCGGCGCGGGCACCTGGCGGGCAACGGGTTCTCGATCCGCGTGCGGGGCGTACACCCCCAGGGCGTGCTGCACGCCCACCGCACGCTGGCAATCCTCGAGAAGAAGGGCATGGCCAACACCGTCGGCGAGCAGCGCTTCGGCCAGTGGAACACGAACCACCGCGTCGGCCGGGCGATGGTGCTGGGCGAGGCGCAGGAAGCATGCGACCTGCTGCTGGGCCCGACGCCCGACGGGGGGACGGACGAGTCTCGCTCGGCGTACGCGGCCGGTGACCTGGATGCCGCGCTGACGAAGCTGCCCCACAGCGCCCAGGGCGAGCGACGCGTGCTCGGCGCGCTCGTGCAGGGCAAGTCGCTCGCGCGCGCGATCGAGCGGCTGGGGCGCACCGAGACGGCCTTCATGGTCAGCGCCCTGCAGAGCGCGATCTTCAACGAGGTGCTCCGCGAGCGCATGCGGCAGGGCACGCTCGACACGCTGATGGAGGGCGACGTCGCCGTCGTGCACGAGGCGGGTCGGACGACCTTCGTCGTGAGCGCCGAGGAGGCAGATAGCCAGGAGCTCAAGGATCGCTTGGAGCGGCTGGAGATCAGCCCGACGGGCCCGCTGTGGGGGCCTTCGATGCGGCTCGCTTCGGGCGAGCCGGCCCGCATCGAGCGGCAGGCGCTCGAGCGGTTCGGTCTCTCGCCCGAGCACCTGGAGCGCTTCGCCAAGCGTCACCGCGGCTCGATGGACGGCGACCGCCGGCCGCTGCGTGTGCCGTTGCGGTACCCGCAGGTCGAGGGCGGGGCCGACGCGCACGGCACGTACGTGCGATGTGGGTTCGAACTCCCGCGGGGCAGCTTCGCGACCGAAGCGATGGCCGAGGTCATGAAGCCCGACCAAGCGAAGGGCTCGTGA
- a CDS encoding HAD-IA family hydrolase, giving the protein MSIDRPESVRVVCLDWGGVLLRICNGWEEACVAAGLPLPEAPVGDGVRAERRKLAEAYQLGHLSCEAYFPAVAALSPGYSADDIQRLHDAWLLHEYEGAQELAEELACHATLTSALLSNTNARHWMRRGEFAAAGTLEHQLASHEHRAAKPDAGFYGALERAVGASGPEIAFFDDLEANVAAARAMGWQAVRVDPNGDTISQVRAALAGVL; this is encoded by the coding sequence GTGAGCATTGATCGACCCGAGTCGGTCCGCGTGGTCTGCCTCGACTGGGGCGGCGTGTTGCTGCGCATCTGCAACGGGTGGGAAGAGGCCTGCGTCGCGGCGGGGCTGCCGCTTCCCGAGGCACCGGTCGGCGACGGCGTGCGCGCCGAGCGGCGGAAGCTGGCCGAGGCGTACCAGCTCGGGCACCTGTCTTGCGAGGCCTACTTCCCGGCGGTGGCCGCGCTCTCGCCGGGGTACTCGGCCGACGACATTCAGCGGCTGCACGACGCGTGGTTGCTCCACGAGTACGAGGGGGCGCAGGAGCTGGCGGAGGAACTGGCTTGCCATGCGACGCTGACGAGCGCGCTGCTAAGCAACACCAATGCCCGGCACTGGATGCGTCGCGGCGAGTTCGCCGCCGCTGGCACGCTCGAGCACCAGCTCGCCAGCCACGAGCACCGCGCGGCCAAGCCCGATGCCGGGTTCTATGGAGCGCTCGAGCGAGCGGTGGGGGCGTCGGGTCCCGAGATCGCGTTCTTCGATGATCTCGAGGCAAACGTTGCGGCCGCCCGGGCGATGGGCTGGCAGGCCGTGCGCGTCGACCCGAATGGCGACACGATCTCGCAGGTGCGGGCAGCGCTCGCGGGCGTGCTGTAG